Proteins encoded within one genomic window of Palaemon carinicauda isolate YSFRI2023 unplaced genomic scaffold, ASM3689809v2 scaffold1413, whole genome shotgun sequence:
- the LOC137635567 gene encoding mucin-22-like: MLYVSTQEKPPDAGKVEGDHTGRRKWWSTQERGPLASIVRNFLTGSKTGLIYFTGGVVTGSDEDSEIQTRQMGPPQADGSLTGSETGLPYFASGSQAGCETGLPYFTGGSQTGSETGQLYFTGGSLTGSETGLPYFTGGSLTGSETGPPYFTGGSLTGTETGLPYFTGRSLTGSETGLPYFTGRSLTGSETGLPYFTGRFLTRSETVLPYFTGGSQAGSETSLPYFTGRSLTGSESDQPYFTGGSLTRSDPDYHTSQVDL, encoded by the exons ATGTTATATGTCTCAACACAGGAAAAAC CTCCTGACGCAGGCAAGGTAGAAGGGGACCACACGGGGCGCAGGAAGTGGTGGTCAACACAAGAAAGGGGGCCACTTGCTTCGATTGTCCGAAATTTCTTAACCGGATCTAAAACCGGATTGATATATTTCACCGGTGGAGTTGTTACTGGATCTGATGAGGATTCTGAAATCCAAACAAGGCAGATGGGACCACCACAG GCGGATGGATCTCTGACTGGATCTGAAACTGGCCTGCCATACTTTGCAAGTGGATCTCAGGCTGGATGTGAAACCGGCTTGCCATACTTTACAGGTGGATCTCAGACCGGATCTGAAACAGGCCAGCTATACTTTACAGGCGGATCACTGACCGGATCTGAAACTGGCCTGCCATACTTTACAGGCGGATCTCTGACCGGATCTGAAACTGGCCCGCCATACTTTACAGGCGGATCTCTGACCGGAACTGAAACCGGCCTACCATACTTTACAGGCAGATCTCTGACCGGATCTGAAACTGGCCTGCCATACTTTACGGGCAGATCTCTGACCGGATCTGAAACTGGCCTGCCATACTTTACAGGCAGATTTCTGACCAGATCTGAAACCGTCCTGCCATACTTTACAGGTGGATCTCAGGCTGGATCTGAAACCAGCCTGCCATACTTTACGGGCAGATCTCTGACCGGATCTGAATCCGACCAGCCATACTTTACAGGCGGATCTCTGACCAGATCTGATCCAGATTACCATACTTCACAGGTGGATCTCTGA